The sequence CGCTCCACCCGGCCGAGGTCTCCTTCGCGGCGGTCTTCTCCCTCGCCGTCGCCACCGGCCTGTTCGCCCTCGCCCACGCCGGCCTGGACGCCGCCCTCGCCCTGTTCCGCGGCGACGGCGAGGCGCGCCGCCGCCGCTGGCTCGCCGCCGCCGCGCTCCTCGCGGTCGCCGTCGCCGCGCTGCGCGGGGCCGGCGACAGGATTGTAGATCACGTCGATCATTCGAAGCGATTATAGGATACTTTAAGGCATGCGTCCTTTTTTCCCTGGCCGGGAGTCGAAACGTCCGATCTTCGTCGCCCACCGCGGCGCGTCAGATCATGCGCTCGAGAACTCTCCGTCCGCGTTCGCCCTGGCGGCCTCCGGTGGCGCCGACATGATCGAGTTCGACGTCCGTCTGTCGTCCGACGGCGTCCCGGTGGTGTTCCACGACGGTCGGACGGGGAGGACGGCGAAGGAGAAACTGGCCATTGCGCGCACGGCGGCGTCCCGCCTCCGGGGGGTTTGGCTGAAGAACGGGGAGAAGCTCCCTTTTCTCGCCGACGTGCTCGAGATCGTCGGGGGGAAGGTTCCGATCAACATCGAATCGAAGACGTCCGGCGGGATCGCCGCAGCGGCGAAGGCGCTATCGAAGGCGGGCTACCGGGGGGAACTTCTCCTCTCGTCGGGGCTGCGCGGCGAGTGCCTCGCCGCCCGGGACCTTCTTCCAGGGATGCCTTGCGGACTGGTCACCCGCCGCCCGTCGGCGTCGGACCTCGCCTTCTGTCTCCGCCACGGTCTCTCCTCGATCCACCCCTCCCGCCGGCTCCTCACCGTCCTGCGTCTCCGGAAGGTCGCCGCGTCGGGCATCCCCCTCCTGCCGTACACGGTCGACGACCCGGCGGAGGCGTTCGCCCTGATCGCCGCCGGCGCCGTCGGCGTCTTCTCCAACCGCGCCCTGACCCTCCGCGAGGAGTGGAACCGGCGCTAACTCCGACACCAGCCACAGAGGGATTTTTGCAGCGTATGGTACGGCAGGAAAAAACACTATGAGGTGCAGGCGCTTTCAGGGGACATGCCTGCCGGGGGGGGACATTCCTGGTTAAACTCCGGGCGGAAGGGA is a genomic window of Candidatus Deferrimicrobium sp. containing:
- a CDS encoding glycerophosphodiester phosphodiesterase; amino-acid sequence: MRPFFPGRESKRPIFVAHRGASDHALENSPSAFALAASGGADMIEFDVRLSSDGVPVVFHDGRTGRTAKEKLAIARTAASRLRGVWLKNGEKLPFLADVLEIVGGKVPINIESKTSGGIAAAAKALSKAGYRGELLLSSGLRGECLAARDLLPGMPCGLVTRRPSASDLAFCLRHGLSSIHPSRRLLTVLRLRKVAASGIPLLPYTVDDPAEAFALIAAGAVGVFSNRALTLREEWNRR